The following are encoded together in the Spiroplasma apis B31 genome:
- a CDS encoding Pr6Pr family membrane protein, with product MKIKTKVWKDWKYLYKVIAALLVFAVLIDTYTTNIVSIANSGFDFDGIDWRIILDDSKTSYGNDYQGFTIRYLSFFTIQSNIMVLIWFFVSALKHSSDKKTWKKSIILSREATISITIYIIITGVVYNSVILPASLMSGKIFNAHAWFQQMMLHLIIPLLMFLYVFLFNDRTFVAKSFRNFAKKDMLYAMIYPIIYLIYSLLRGEMIFRAYNSNWDLAKPHRPYPYFFLEVHNPTPLKGLPISGPVLLILTIPVIIGFIIGLGALLNWKISKDYDLAERISNNK from the coding sequence ATGAAAATTAAAACAAAAGTTTGAAAAGATTGAAAATATTTATATAAGGTTATAGCTGCTTTATTAGTTTTTGCTGTGTTGATAGACACTTATACAACAAACATCGTAAGTATTGCAAATAGCGGCTTCGACTTTGATGGTATTGATTGAAGAATAATTTTAGATGATTCAAAAACTTCTTATGGAAATGATTATCAAGGTTTTACCATAAGATATTTGAGTTTTTTTACCATTCAATCAAACATAATGGTTCTTATTTGATTTTTTGTTAGTGCACTGAAGCATTCTAGTGACAAAAAAACTTGAAAAAAATCAATAATTTTATCAAGAGAAGCCACAATTTCAATAACAATTTACATAATAATTACTGGTGTAGTCTATAATTCTGTAATATTACCAGCTTCATTAATGAGCGGTAAAATATTTAATGCGCATGCTTGATTTCAACAAATGATGTTACATTTAATAATTCCGTTATTGATGTTTTTATATGTCTTCCTATTTAATGATCGAACTTTCGTAGCTAAATCATTCAGAAATTTTGCAAAAAAAGATATGTTGTATGCAATGATTTATCCAATTATATATCTAATTTATTCACTATTAAGGGGTGAAATGATATTTAGAGCCTATAATTCTAATTGGGATTTAGCAAAACCACATAGACCTTACCCATATTTTTTTCTTGAAGTACATAACCCAACGCCCTTAAAAGGACTTCCAATTAGTGGTCCAGTATTGTTAATCCTAACAATCCCTGTGATTATTGGATTTATTATTGGATTGGGAGCTTTATTGAATTGAAAAATTTCTAAAGACTATGACTTAGCCGAACGTATTTCTAATAATAAATAA
- a CDS encoding lipoprotein — translation MKKILGILGAMGMVATTGATVISCGTKVSKETSETEKNMLAKIEEAVKDKTFKNNDEAIKAVKDAATSVNNVTANDADPAANGKILFVEASVVTKTIKVKYKYSISDSKDKDKYIWSSKEETKSFNVKITE, via the coding sequence ATGAAAAAAATTCTTGGAATATTAGGAGCAATGGGAATGGTTGCTACAACTGGTGCGACAGTTATCTCTTGTGGAACAAAAGTTTCAAAAGAAACTAGTGAAACAGAAAAAAATATGTTAGCAAAAATCGAAGAAGCAGTAAAAGATAAAACATTCAAAAATAACGACGAAGCAATTAAAGCAGTAAAAGATGCTGCAACTTCTGTTAATAATGTAACTGCCAATGATGCTGATCCTGCTGCTAATGGTAAAATCTTATTTGTTGAGGCTAGCGTTGTCACAAAAACAATTAAAGTAAAATATAAATATTCAATCAGCGATTCAAAAGATAAAGACAAATATATATGATCAAGCAAAGAAGAAACAAAATCATTTAATGTAAAAATTACAGAATAA
- a CDS encoding cation-translocating P-type ATPase — protein sequence MEEYLSKKINILEKDLDTNIKNGLNTSQVDKKRLESGKNELPEGKITPWYVIFIKTLIEPIQLILIAAGFISIIAPLISNGWKINFDEFIDCIVIFSIVLIDAILETVQSVKARKSMDSLKSLSKPKTIVLRNNQQQEIDASELVPGDIVILEAGKYVPAELRIIESSDLYLDESVLTGESTPVEKVHTSLDSKTTILAEMKNIAFMSTFVTSGRAVGMVIKTGKNTEIGKIAASINSSEEESTPLEKKLSKFTLLVALMSFVIGILIFITLFFSGTKNAWANYLMVAITMSIGVIPECLAAIITTILSISTKKMAKENVIVKKLQAVETLGSVNVICTDKTGTLTQNKMTVKKIIIDNKIIESRDYSKDKINKHTDLFIKSLVLCNDSITENDERIGDPTELALVDYAETLGYDEQDARDEFERIDEIPFDSERKMMTTVNNINGVNTIFTKGAIDELLKHCSKILVDNVERPITQQDKDSLLEMASKLSDDALRVLSFAYNDKYDLLEDKENLENDLTFLGGVAMIDPVRPSAIEAVRKARDAGIKVVMITGDHAVTALAIARDLDLTENEDEVMSSERLNNLSDEEFYNIIEQIKVFARVNPEHKVRIVEALQKRNNITSMTGDGVNDAPSLAKADIGVAMGITGTDVAKQASDIILTDDNFETIIKGVHEGRNVYQKIKRAIAFVIGVNLANVLSIFILSSINTVSPLEATDILWMNLIVESLIALAIGMGANDDTLMKIKPIKGKNSLFKGIIFTLFKIILFTSTTTVAAYYLGMTFLTNEELCNITESNNYSSWWKALRDPNLDIEKKTMLGNYGRTAVFLTITVAPCLYANFIKLSNWKSSKKLNIIINKPLWLSSFLSFTLNVIVVFTPGMNDNVLNLIPTNSYNSSNWYFVPMFIAFAMIPGTLILMVDGIIFVSYHYFPEPRRRNKMILEKMIATDKRKTKKKRKRLQS from the coding sequence ATGGAAGAATATCTGTCGAAAAAAATTAATATTTTAGAGAAGGACTTAGATACAAATATAAAAAACGGACTTAATACAAGTCAAGTCGATAAAAAACGCTTAGAATCAGGTAAAAATGAACTTCCAGAAGGAAAGATTACTCCATGATATGTAATCTTTATAAAAACTTTAATTGAACCAATTCAGTTAATACTTATTGCAGCTGGTTTTATAAGTATCATTGCACCATTAATAAGTAATGGATGAAAAATAAACTTTGATGAGTTTATAGATTGCATTGTAATTTTCTCAATAGTTTTGATAGATGCGATATTAGAAACAGTACAAAGTGTTAAAGCCAGAAAATCTATGGATTCCTTAAAAAGTTTATCAAAACCAAAAACAATAGTTTTAAGAAATAATCAACAACAAGAAATAGATGCTTCAGAACTGGTTCCTGGGGATATAGTTATATTGGAAGCTGGAAAATATGTACCTGCTGAACTTAGAATAATCGAATCTAGTGATCTTTATCTTGATGAATCAGTGCTTACTGGTGAGTCTACCCCTGTTGAAAAGGTACATACATCTTTAGATTCAAAAACAACAATTTTAGCAGAAATGAAAAATATTGCATTTATGTCAACATTTGTTACTTCGGGTAGAGCTGTTGGTATGGTTATAAAAACTGGTAAAAATACAGAGATCGGAAAAATTGCTGCATCAATCAACTCAAGTGAAGAAGAAAGTACACCATTAGAAAAAAAGTTATCTAAATTTACTCTTTTGGTTGCTTTGATGAGTTTTGTAATTGGTATATTAATTTTTATAACTTTATTCTTTTCTGGTACTAAAAATGCATGAGCAAACTACCTGATGGTTGCGATAACTATGTCAATAGGTGTTATACCTGAATGTTTGGCGGCAATCATAACAACTATTTTAAGTATTAGCACTAAAAAAATGGCTAAGGAAAATGTTATTGTAAAAAAATTACAAGCTGTTGAAACACTGGGGAGTGTAAATGTTATATGTACAGATAAAACAGGTACGCTTACTCAAAATAAAATGACTGTTAAAAAAATAATTATAGATAATAAGATCATAGAATCTCGCGATTACTCAAAAGATAAAATAAATAAGCACACGGATTTATTTATCAAATCATTAGTTTTGTGTAATGATTCAATTACAGAGAATGATGAAAGAATTGGAGATCCTACAGAATTAGCTCTTGTTGATTATGCCGAAACTTTGGGCTACGATGAACAAGATGCGCGTGATGAGTTTGAAAGAATAGATGAGATACCTTTTGACAGTGAAAGAAAAATGATGACTACTGTAAACAATATTAACGGTGTCAATACTATTTTTACTAAAGGGGCAATAGATGAGTTATTAAAACATTGTTCTAAAATTTTAGTAGACAACGTCGAAAGACCAATTACTCAACAAGATAAGGATTCATTACTTGAAATGGCAAGTAAACTAAGTGATGACGCTTTAAGAGTTCTTTCGTTTGCATATAATGATAAATATGATCTATTAGAAGATAAGGAAAATTTAGAAAATGATTTAACATTTCTTGGTGGTGTCGCAATGATTGACCCAGTTAGACCATCTGCAATTGAGGCTGTAAGAAAAGCTAGAGATGCCGGAATAAAGGTTGTTATGATAACTGGAGATCATGCAGTCACAGCATTAGCCATTGCTAGGGATCTAGATTTGACAGAAAATGAGGATGAGGTTATGAGTTCAGAAAGGTTGAACAACCTCTCTGATGAAGAATTTTACAATATTATTGAGCAAATAAAAGTATTTGCTCGCGTTAATCCCGAACATAAGGTTAGAATTGTGGAAGCTTTACAAAAAAGAAATAACATAACAAGTATGACTGGTGATGGTGTAAATGATGCACCTTCACTAGCGAAAGCAGATATCGGGGTTGCAATGGGTATTACAGGTACTGATGTTGCAAAACAGGCAAGTGATATAATTTTAACTGACGATAATTTTGAAACAATAATCAAGGGAGTTCATGAAGGTAGAAATGTTTATCAAAAAATTAAACGTGCTATTGCATTCGTAATTGGTGTAAATCTTGCCAACGTATTATCTATATTCATCCTTTCTTCAATAAATACAGTTTCTCCATTAGAAGCAACTGATATATTATGAATGAATCTGATTGTTGAATCACTGATAGCTTTAGCAATTGGTATGGGAGCAAACGATGATACTTTAATGAAAATAAAACCAATTAAAGGTAAAAACTCTTTGTTTAAAGGAATTATTTTCACTTTGTTTAAAATAATATTGTTTACATCAACTACAACTGTTGCTGCTTATTACTTAGGGATGACATTTTTAACAAATGAAGAACTATGTAACATAACTGAATCAAATAATTATAGTTCTTGATGAAAAGCATTAAGAGATCCTAACTTGGATATCGAGAAAAAAACCATGTTAGGTAATTATGGAAGAACAGCTGTATTTTTAACAATTACAGTAGCTCCTTGTTTATACGCAAACTTTATTAAGTTATCAAATTGAAAATCTTCAAAAAAACTTAATATAATCATTAACAAACCTTTGTGATTATCTTCGTTTTTATCTTTCACATTGAATGTAATTGTTGTTTTCACCCCAGGAATGAATGATAATGTACTTAACTTAATTCCTACAAATAGTTATAATAGTTCTAATTGATATTTTGTTCCAATGTTTATAGCATTCGCAATGATACCAGGAACTTTAATTTTAATGGTGGATGGAATAATTTTTGTCAGTTATCATTATTTCCCAGAACCAAGAAGAAGAAATAAAATGATATTAGAAAAAATGATAGCTACCGATAAGAGAAAAACAAAGAAAAAAAGAAAAAGATTACAAAGTTAA
- a CDS encoding MurR/RpiR family transcriptional regulator has protein sequence MLSIYEQLENLSRQTKKTTFKLIATKLIEMYSSGVFKTQDEISRDCYVAKSTVTKFAQSIKCSGYRELIVLMKVEYQKTSSKKKLKSVEQDRKDFINNSIIKWVYEDVDFVKSFKEDLKYIKSVNIVPSFQSMESANFLAQVLLNSNIYSQIIDVSKQNYLIKKLNVFDNSINLIILTGRDNETLLKFIKKNYLYFSQNINYIISTLNQIEKLNYLPQKSHKIITFEGDNSGFFYRHIALTQLFFYIYEIL, from the coding sequence ATGTTGTCAATCTATGAACAATTAGAAAACTTATCAAGACAAACTAAGAAAACTACATTTAAATTAATAGCTACTAAGTTGATTGAAATGTACTCAAGTGGAGTTTTTAAAACACAAGACGAAATCTCACGTGATTGTTATGTAGCAAAGTCAACAGTTACAAAATTTGCACAATCTATAAAGTGCAGTGGTTATCGTGAGTTGATAGTATTAATGAAAGTAGAGTATCAAAAAACTTCATCTAAAAAAAAATTAAAGTCAGTTGAACAAGACAGAAAAGATTTTATAAACAATTCAATTATTAAATGAGTCTATGAAGACGTTGATTTTGTTAAATCTTTTAAAGAAGATTTGAAATATATTAAAAGTGTAAATATAGTTCCTAGTTTTCAATCGATGGAAAGCGCTAATTTTTTAGCACAAGTACTTTTGAACTCAAATATTTACTCTCAAATAATTGATGTTTCAAAACAAAACTATTTAATAAAGAAGCTTAATGTCTTTGATAATTCAATAAACCTGATTATTTTAACTGGAAGAGACAACGAAACTTTATTGAAGTTTATCAAAAAAAATTATCTTTATTTCAGTCAAAATATTAATTATATTATTTCTACATTAAATCAAATCGAGAAGCTAAATTATCTTCCTCAAAAAAGTCATAAAATAATCACTTTTGAAGGGGATAACTCTGGTTTTTTTTATAGACATATAGCCTTAACACAATTATTTTTCTATATATACGAGATACTGTAA
- a CDS encoding aldo/keto reductase, translating into MSILKKYLKFNNGLEIPQVGLGTYKLTNEHETYSSVLAALKAGYRHIDTATIYGNHKIIAKAIKDSGVPRGELFITSKVWNSSHDYEKAKLAIQVMLEELELEYLDLVLVHWPTENRLECWKALEEAVDEGKVQSIGVSNFLNEHLDELMKVARIKPVINQFELHPALQCNSLVKACQNYGIVVESWGTLIRGKCFDIEQIKTLAKKYQKSEPQICLRWAYQKGYVIIPKSSKPERVVENIKIDDFELTIEDMELLASISEYRDGPDPNNFDF; encoded by the coding sequence ATGAGTATTCTAAAAAAATATCTAAAATTTAATAACGGATTAGAAATCCCGCAAGTAGGTCTTGGTACCTATAAATTAACTAATGAACACGAAACATATTCTTCAGTTCTAGCAGCCTTAAAAGCAGGTTATCGTCATATAGATACTGCTACAATTTATGGGAATCATAAGATTATTGCTAAAGCAATAAAAGATTCAGGTGTACCAAGAGGGGAATTATTCATAACATCAAAAGTATGGAATAGTAGCCACGATTATGAAAAAGCTAAGTTAGCTATCCAAGTTATGCTTGAAGAACTTGAATTAGAATATTTAGACTTGGTATTAGTTCATTGACCAACAGAAAATAGATTAGAATGTTGAAAAGCTCTTGAAGAAGCGGTTGATGAAGGTAAAGTTCAATCAATTGGTGTAAGTAATTTCCTTAATGAACATTTAGATGAACTGATGAAAGTTGCAAGAATTAAACCTGTTATTAATCAGTTTGAATTACACCCTGCACTTCAATGTAATTCTTTGGTAAAAGCTTGTCAAAATTATGGAATAGTTGTTGAGTCATGGGGTACATTAATAAGAGGAAAATGTTTTGATATAGAACAAATCAAAACATTAGCTAAGAAGTATCAAAAAAGTGAACCTCAAATATGCTTAAGATGAGCATATCAAAAGGGGTATGTCATTATACCAAAATCCTCTAAACCAGAAAGGGTTGTAGAAAACATTAAAATAGATGATTTTGAATTAACTATCGAAGATATGGAATTATTAGCAAGTATTTCTGAGTACCGTGACGGACCAGATCCAAATAACTTTGATTTTTAA